One Penicillium oxalicum strain HP7-1 chromosome III, whole genome shotgun sequence genomic region harbors:
- a CDS encoding Protein pacG, with product MEGFDTMAMPPFLASPLSLGNLQGTDYLNAMPGLDLPDHRSNFDSETFVSEDLAFNQNSLSHSIKRFSSGYDDPFNDMVAPFDPLPQEQPQDSSIDHNNKLLSFSIPVYHFTLLDYSMRRTSLSVSAQLHGMFFLAESPYTTSPSENPPPQLGAELTCYRRNLFQITGSVTLPRGMRYIMTDQGDRIPILAQELTVSATESVEGNPVKIISVPWKTPSAAAAANSGSTLEEPLPSGAAKVEKEPPPIPLDIMAGQDLDTDYATFPIAWKRLQFRVATANNGRRKELQQHFVVRLKVVATLSTGAKIAISEVQSGPVIVRGRSPRNFQSRKDLPLSGSAAASRKNQANAAAAAALNRTPTSESLPRRTSVTPAKNKPGSATAQSSSPETSSVPPPSMMQQPPSQPPGDWTPIPPPNANAVLPRQPLYPHSSPEQVSQAADAQRRVSMATTAAASSAPINLSLMDDDPVGGHDGGLHLGHKIPAGFHHNEMSRQRSISIDQSGAQPPAKMRKMSHPMSHQSVRSTTTTSSASLPLLETANLPHQFVSSLPFPNEGTDFLYEYFPLGLDDWQAPVDAVYRPHVVHHTNMPEMKFVAGTRGRSKRYFAAEDVF from the exons ATGGAGGGCTTTGACACCATGGCCATGCCACCTTTTCTAGCCAGCCCACTCTCCCTTGGTAATCTCCAGGGCACCGATTACCTCAATGCGATGCCCGGTCTCGACCTCCCAGATCACCGCTCCAATTTCGACTCAGAAACCTTTGTGAG CGAGGATCTAGCTTTCAATCAGAATAGTTTGTCGCATTCAATAAAGCGCTTCTCGTCCGGCTATGATGATCCATTTAATGACATGGTCGCCCCGTTTGATCCCCTACCTCAAGAACAGCCACAAGACTCGTCTATCGACCACAATAATAAGCTGTTGAGCTTTTCGATTCCCGTGTATCATTTTACCCTCCTCGACTACTCTATGCGCCGCACCTCGCTCTCCGTCTCCGCCCAACTGCACGGCATGTTCTTTCTGGCCGAGTCACCCTACACTACTTCTCCATCCGAGAATCCTCCGCCACAATTAGGTGCCGAGTTGACCTGTTACCGCCGTAACCTCTTCCAAATTACCGGTTCCGTCACGTTGCCTCGGGGAATGCGTTATATCATGACGGACCAAGGCGATCGTATTCCAATCCTGGCCCAAGAGTTGACCGTATCGGCAACAGAGTCGGTGGAGGGTAATCCCGTCAAGATCATATCCGTTCCCTGGAAGACTCCCTCCGCTGCAGCCGCCGCCAACTCGGGGAGCACGCTCGAGGAACCCCTCCCGAGCGGTGCCGCCAAAGTAGAGAAGGAACCACCACCAATTCCCCTCGATATCATGGCGGGCCAGGATCTGGACACCGACTACGCGACCTTCCCGATCGCCTGGAAGCGATTGCAGTTCCGGGTTGCGACGGCGAACAACGGTCGACGGAAGGAATTGCAGCAACACTTTGTCGTGCGACTCAAGGTTGTCGCGACGCTCTCCACAGGAGCCAAGATTGCCATCTCCGAGGTACAATCGGGACCGGTGATTGTTCGTGGCCGCAGTCCACGCAATTTCCAGTCCCGTAAGGATCTGCCTCTGAGCGGCAGTGCGGCTGCCTCCCGCAAAAACCAGGCCaatgccgccgccgctgccgctcTCAACCGAACGCCCACCAGTGAATCGCTCCCTCGCCGTACCAGTGTGACCCCGGCCAAGAACAAGCCGGGCTCGGCGACAGCTCAGAGCAGCTCCCCCGAGACATCCTCAGTTCCACCCCCATCCATGATGCAGCAACCACCCTCACAACCCCCCGGTGATTGGACACCGATCCCTCCCCCCAACGCCAACGCCGTCTTACCCCGTCAGCCTCTGTACCCTCATTCCAGTCCCGAGCAGGTTTCCCAGGCCGCCGATGCGCAGCGCCGTGTCAGCATGGCGACAACGGCGGCAGCGTCCTCGGCGCCGATCAACCTGTCTCTCATGGATGACGATCCTGTCGGAGGTCATGACGGTGGTTTACATTTGGGCCATAAGATTCCAGCGGGGTTCCACCACAACGAGATGTCTCGGCAAAGGTCGATTAGTATTGATCAATCGGGTGCCCAACCACCCGCAAAGATGCGCAAGATGTCTCACCCCATGTCCCATCAGTCTGTCCGCAGTACCACCACgacctcctcggcctcattACCGCTTCTGGAGACGGCGAACCTTCCACATCAGTTCGTGTCCTCATTACCTTTCCCCAATGAAGGCACTGATTTCCTATATGAATACTTTCCTCTGGGATTGGACGATTGGCAAGCGCCCGTGGACGCCGTCTATCGACCCCATGTGGTTCACCACACGAATATGCCGGAAATGAAATTTGTCGCAGGTACTCGAGGTCGAAGCAAACGGTATTTTGCCGCCGAGGATGTTTTCTAA